One genomic window of Paenisporosarcina antarctica includes the following:
- a CDS encoding ethanolamine ammonia-lyase subunit EutB, which produces MKLSGRIKDQHFQFSSVTELLAKASEEKSGDRMSKVAAESSLERVAAKWILSELTLKDIYENPVIPYEKDEVTRVIYDQINNHIYNEIAHWTVSYLREYILDHSTTSSALKRISRGLTSEMIAAVAKLMSSIDLVMASQKIRYQAHCNTTIGEPGRLAFRCQPNHPTDKSEGILASLKEGLSYGSGDAVIGINPNNDSVESVSRLLTISHEFIQKWGIPTQNCVLAHITTQLQALKKGAPMALMFQSLAGTEKANRDFGVNKELLDEASYYMMKMGTSSGPNVMYFETGQGSEVSLDADHGVDMQTLESRTYGYARHWNPFMVNNVSGFIGPETLFDGRQMIRADLEDLFMGKLNGLPMGIAPTYTNHMESDQNDQEIAGMLTALAGANFYMGVPGGDDVMLSYQDTSFHDDASLREMLGFRPLREFEIWLETMGIMENGRLTPKAGDLSIFN; this is translated from the coding sequence ATGAAACTAAGCGGCCGAATAAAAGATCAACATTTTCAATTTTCATCCGTAACTGAGCTGTTAGCTAAAGCAAGTGAAGAAAAATCGGGTGACCGCATGTCAAAAGTGGCCGCCGAATCTTCTCTAGAACGTGTTGCAGCAAAATGGATTTTGAGTGAACTAACGTTAAAGGATATCTATGAAAATCCGGTCATTCCATATGAAAAAGATGAGGTGACACGTGTTATCTACGATCAAATTAATAATCATATATACAATGAAATTGCTCATTGGACAGTCAGCTATTTGAGAGAATACATTTTAGATCACAGCACGACGTCTTCCGCCTTGAAGAGAATCAGCCGCGGATTAACAAGTGAAATGATTGCAGCTGTTGCAAAATTAATGTCAAGCATTGACCTGGTCATGGCTTCACAAAAAATTCGCTATCAGGCACATTGCAATACAACCATTGGGGAACCGGGCAGACTCGCATTCAGATGCCAACCCAATCATCCGACGGACAAATCAGAAGGGATTTTGGCGTCGTTAAAAGAGGGGCTTTCATATGGATCAGGAGATGCGGTCATCGGGATTAATCCAAATAATGATTCAGTGGAATCAGTGTCGCGTCTATTAACAATCTCTCATGAATTCATACAAAAATGGGGAATTCCTACACAAAATTGTGTTCTTGCTCATATTACTACCCAGCTCCAGGCTCTTAAGAAGGGAGCTCCGATGGCTTTAATGTTTCAAAGTTTGGCAGGAACGGAGAAAGCCAATCGTGATTTTGGAGTCAACAAAGAATTATTGGATGAAGCTTCTTATTATATGATGAAAATGGGTACCTCTAGCGGACCGAATGTGATGTATTTTGAAACAGGACAAGGGTCAGAAGTCTCACTTGATGCCGATCATGGAGTAGATATGCAAACACTAGAATCACGAACATACGGATACGCACGTCATTGGAATCCTTTTATGGTGAATAATGTTTCTGGTTTCATTGGTCCTGAAACTCTATTTGATGGTCGTCAGATGATACGAGCAGATCTTGAGGATTTATTTATGGGTAAATTGAATGGACTTCCAATGGGGATCGCGCCAACCTACACAAACCATATGGAATCTGATCAAAATGACCAAGAAATTGCAGGAATGTTGACAGCTTTAGCTGGAGCAAATTTTTATATGGGTGTACCAGGTGGAGATGATGTCATGCTTAGTTATCAGGACACTAGTTTTCATGATGATGCTAGTTTACGAGAAATGCTTGGATTCAGACCGCTGCGTGAATTTGAAATTTGGCTTGAAACGATGGGAATTATGGAAAATGGACGTTTAACCCCTAAGGCAGGAGACTTATCTATTTTTAATTAA
- the eutC gene encoding ethanolamine ammonia-lyase subunit EutC has translation MDIEQIVREVVEQIRKKKNVPQEIILDVPLLEEGLVYSREKVVGVKEPTDSATIAEAQKITPARIGIGRAGTRMRTKSYLDFQLDHAAAQDAVKKEVSEQFLEKLAIPILKTKAQSLSEYLMNLDSGRVLCDESVHWLQQHSEKGKQVQIIISDGLSTTGIEENVPNLLSALEQGLKMKNISMEKPIFIKRSRVWVQDHVASIVNCDLVISLIGERPGLATSKSVSAYLIYKPTKDSVEADRTVISNIHKGGVQPLEAGAYLSDMIADILIKKVSGVKYTQTKE, from the coding sequence ATGGATATTGAACAAATTGTTAGAGAAGTAGTGGAACAAATAAGAAAAAAGAAAAATGTACCCCAAGAAATCATACTTGATGTTCCTCTGCTTGAAGAAGGATTAGTATATTCGAGAGAAAAAGTGGTTGGTGTAAAAGAACCCACTGATAGCGCTACAATTGCTGAAGCACAGAAAATAACACCAGCACGTATTGGCATAGGGCGAGCAGGAACACGAATGCGAACAAAAAGTTATCTAGATTTTCAGTTGGACCATGCTGCTGCTCAGGATGCAGTGAAAAAAGAAGTTTCAGAACAATTTTTAGAGAAATTAGCTATACCTATTTTGAAAACAAAAGCACAATCATTAAGTGAGTATTTAATGAACCTCGACTCTGGTAGAGTGCTGTGTGACGAGTCTGTTCACTGGCTACAACAGCATAGTGAGAAAGGAAAGCAGGTACAAATTATTATTTCAGATGGTTTGAGCACAACAGGAATTGAAGAAAATGTCCCCAATCTTTTGTCAGCGCTCGAACAAGGGTTAAAAATGAAAAATATTTCAATGGAAAAACCTATTTTTATTAAAAGGAGCCGAGTCTGGGTGCAGGATCATGTGGCTTCTATAGTCAACTGTGACCTTGTCATTTCTCTGATTGGTGAGCGACCAGGATTGGCTACTTCTAAAAGTGTGAGTGCCTACTTAATTTACAAACCAACGAAAGATTCCGTTGAAGCCGATCGGACAGTTATTTCAAATATTCACAAGGGTGGTGTTCAACCGTTAGAAGCAGGCGCCTACTTGTCGGACATGATTGCTGATATACTGATTAAAAAAGTAAGCGGAGTAAAATATACCCAAACTAAGGAATAA